The Hyla sarda isolate aHylSar1 chromosome 3, aHylSar1.hap1, whole genome shotgun sequence genome contains the following window.
ATCGGCTCTTCTGCCTGTCCTTAGCTTGCGGTCAATGTATTCCAGGGGAGCAGAAGCTGCAGCTGCAAAGAGGCAGGGTTCATATTCTATAGAGAAAGGTTGAGAGCACAGTGAGCCAAGCTACTTCCTATTAGAATTCTCTAGTTTGCAGCTTCTTCGCTCGCATGCAACCTCATATTACATCTCCAATTACTTTACGTTGAAATCCCCAGTTTGCAAAAAACCACCACACATTGTTATAGATATGTAAAATATATTTCTGCTTTGGCAGAATTATCTCTAAGACATTAAAGTCTACAAggaaatatttcaagaaaatttttttttttttgttataattttctctgttgtattttttttttctttttaattggcAAAGTCATCAACCAACAACAGAATACAAGTCATGTACAAAGCATTTTACATGAATCATTTAAAACTctgaataaaatatatgtacggaaagtaaaagcatcagtgTGGAAAGCAAAATAATATTAAGAAAGTACAAAGTtaacactgccccccccctccccttagacAACAcccgtgcattttttttttgtgcgacaaaatacAATGGTTTGGCTTGAAAGAGTTCTGATGTTTCATCACATTTGTATTAGGTTTATCTCGACAAAGATTAGCAATAAATCCGTCTGCCATACAAACTGTCCAATGGCTGGTGTTTAAGGAGTCAAGGATTTCAAAGGGGGCTTTGTCTCGCCTGCAAATTCTCCAATTGCAACATATTGGATGACAGACAAGTCATTTCCACTGATTGCTACAAGAAAAGGCTGTACAGAAATACTGCAGAAAATGGGGTTGGGAACCATGATGAATAAAATGTGCATTAAAGCCTAAATAAACTATGGGTAGAACAAGTACatctgtgtcctggctgctggAAAGGAGACCAGCTGCAGCCAAGCGTAAAATccaaaaatgtccgaactaagtGAAATGTCAAATGTAGAATAATAATAAACGTGGTGTAAAGATTGCATTCTACCGGGGGATATCCTATAGTGGTGCTTGTGCTAGAACTAGATGTATTTCCACACCTAACACTAAGAGATGAGCTATTTGTGCAATGCAAATAGTTGTGGCTATACCCCGTCACCAGCTGATCCTATTTCCCCAGCCATCCCCTTCCTGACCTGTGAATCTATCTATGGATACTGTTTGATTTAGACACGCACATCTCAATTCTGATTTACTGTCTGCATCCTAGGAATGGCGCCCCTCGCTTCACTATCAATCACGGAGGGCTCTCCATCTACCAAACAGaaaacagacaggagcagtcacagAAAAGGCCAGAAATGTCCGTGTAAACAGAGTGGCAGTGCAATAGCTTTAACAGATCCTGCTAAATTCACAGGAATGGTGCTACAGTAAACAAATCAGATTCCTGCTAAAACAGCATTTAAAGACTGGATATGAAGGGGGAAAAAGGGAGACAGATATTCGATCTAGCAATTTCCAGAACTCTGAACAATGACAGGATTTCAATCCCAGCAAATAGCCTCAAAAGAAGCCTTGGGGGCCAGAGTCAGACTTAACCACTAAACTGCCAGACCCGACGGCACTTCAGCTCAAAGACTTTGCTGCTGCTGAGGTTAAATAGGACTTTTCTGCACAGTGTCAATAGTGATCTGTACAGGTTACTAAGCTGTCAACACACTGCTACCAGGATTAAAGGGTCTTATTTGGCACAAGAGTTCTATCAGACATGCAAAATACACAAATTTCTGATATCTCATGCCAATAACTAGAAAACACCTCACTTCTGCAACAGGCAAGTAAATATGTCACTAACAAAAGCCAGCAACATATGGATATGATGGCGTCCAAATGGCCATACTTGCAGTGATTTACAAAGAAGACCCTGCATCTGAGGAacaaaaggccaggcaaaagtgcaTAGTTCTACTTTAGCAATGATTTAGTAAGCTCCAGGAGCTGGGAAACAATAAATGAATCCAGATACTGAATCTATCAGTCATGTCTGTGCACATCAGATGGCGGCAACAGACTGTAAGAGCAACGGCAGGCCCAAAAGATAAATCACAACTAGTAGTAAACAAGGGGCTGTCCAGGGCTGCCATACGTTACTTATCACAGTGTCCTGCTGTCTGCTGTACCCTGCTGAGATGAATGTTGTATTGCTATACAAAATAATGTGTGGAACCCTGGCTCCTGGAGGGTTAACATTAGATATAGGGTCtgcctgcaaaatacagagtaaatGGAAAAGCTGCTTCATTCAGAGACACTGAGTATGCGTTACAGTACCAACATTGTAAACTCTGAAATAACAGCAAAGTTATGATACAGACAAAGACTGAGCTACAAGAGCCGTGCAATTCAGCTAGTTTTCACATTAAATACCTCTAGTGTTCTATTATGCAGCAATGCATTGATCCAAACAGATGGAGCAGACTGGAGATCCACTGAGGACTTTATTGGATCGCCATTAAGTTTCGAATGAATTCTAGAATACTCCACTGACTGATCTttatctgccaacacctccacgctctaGGCTTTCTTAAAGGGGAATGATTAAAGACAAGACATTGTCAGAAGGGTTAATTTCACAGAATTTCCAGGTCTGAGCTGAAACCTCATTGGAAGGCTTTTCTACCGAGAATCTGGCCAACACTCAGATCTTCATGGAACATTCTCTAAGTGCTACATGTATCTACAGTTCAATCCGTCTCACTCACTGCGAGACTATGCAAAGAGTTCACAAATAAATCTTCTACAAGTGTCTGCCAAGGAAAAATATGACATGTACTGCACTGTTCATCACAAGTTCAGGATTTagattagaaattttttttttaactccttttttgttttaaattttcaAATCCCTGATAAACGAAAATGTGCGGTTTACTCACAAAGATATGTTGGAAACAGGCACTTTGatacagtaaataaacaggtacacaaataacatctcctctcctcctcctgttttGGGTATGTATCTTTAAGAAATCTTTGGTCCTCAAGCGTTACATTTGCTACTATCTCTCTAAGCACTGTCACATTTGTACAATGTGATTGGTGCAGATATCTGGAAATAGGCTTATCTTACAGTTGCAAGTACTGTACCACCCTACTGCAGTTCACCATGTCCAAGAAAGCATTTTATGCGAGCAGGCAGGTTATACATTCTACGTGACTCGAGATCACCAAATGCTTAGTCTAGCATCTTCCTTCACACGTTGCTACAGATATTGAAATTCAGAAGGACATGTTAAAGAGCATTTACTCCTTTTTGCAAATTCCTTTTGACTAACCAACCTCTTTCTATCAAATGTAAAGTGAGCAGGACTGCCAACCTGTACTTACATTAAGCAGGTCTCCTTTCCCATACTACAGGAGGCGACGCTAGCTTTAAACGACAGGTTGCTTTGTGCTCTGGGGCTGCACCCAATTTATTAGGAGCTTATCATCCTGGTTGTGCTCTCATGAATTCTATATGAACCACAAGCTTCACAAAGATATGAACCTAGAGCAGACCATCGTTGTCAAACTCACACCTTATTACATAACTGGGTATGCCCCTGCTTAATATGGAGATGGAGCGTCCTCCTCAGGCAGTCCTAGTTACAGGGTAGCCAAGTGGAGTAGGTATGCTGCTGGCATGTGAAAACAGGCTGCACCTGGGCAATATAGTAATTGCTGAAGTTGGCATCTGCTACATAGGGGGCTGGCTGGTAGTAACATGTTACGTTGGCTACGTTGGGAATAATGTTCTGTTCAGCCAGCACTCGGATGGCGAGCATGGTGATAAGGCTCAGAGTCTGCCTTCTTTCGTGTCCCATGAGACATACTGTGCTTTCATTGACCACACCATGTAGAGTCATGAGATAGTCATACTTGCGGTCTTCTAAACCTacaaagtggttctgcaggtaagACTCCAGCTTCCTTTGCTGCTCTCCAATGTCTGAAAAGTCAATGAAAAATCTAGAGCACATGTACCTCTGCAGGGACTTCATCTCGGACTCTGAAGCTGCCCTGAAGCCCCTTACCAAAAGGTTGCAGTACTTTAAAAGGCCACCTCCACGGATCTCCTCAGGGTTTCTGGTGGCAATGATCTTGTGACAAAGGTGATCAAAAGCTTCCTGGAAATCCCCATACACACTCTCCCCAATAATAGTTGGATGGAAAGTTTCAGTCATTGGGTTCTCTGAGCACTCATAAAATAACAAAAGAGAATCCAGCTTAATCTGAAAGGAATCGACACTGAACTCAAACTGCCTCCTCAAGGAATCCATAAACTTCAACTCCACATTCTTGCCATGGTTATTGGAGAGGGAGATCAGGCTCCATTTGTCCGAATCGTTGCACACTTTCACCATTTTCTGTACATAAGCTTCCTGGAATGGGAAAGACAAACACAAGAACAAGTCAATATCAATACCCGGTGACAAGTGGACAACCCCTTGGTCTTGAGCCCcagctgacaaaaaaaaaaaaagaaagaaccaGGGAAAGGGGCGGCGATAAGAGTCGCAGTGATGGAGGAGCATCAGAGCACAGGGACATATTTGACAGGGAGCCAAGAACAAGAGATATTTGTGAATCAGGTTGACTGGCGAAGACTGCAGAACCTTCTCTGTAACAGTACAATCTGTGCGCAGTACAAAAGAGAGCTAGAAGCACCCACACAGTGTCCCTCCACTAAAATAGTATGCGTGTAGTACTACATGTATCAGCTAGAAACACTCATAGGGTTTCCCTCTACTGGAATATCACATATGCAGTTGTACATATAGAAGCTATAATCACCAATAGGCTGTCTACCAGTATTGTATAGTGGCAGCTATAATCACCTATAGGGTGTCTACCAGTATGGTGTAGTAGCAGCTATAAGCACCTATAGGGTGTCTACTAGTATGGTGTAGTAGCAGCTATAAGCACCTATAGGGTGTCTACCAGTATGGTGTAGTAGCAGCTAAAATCACCTATAGGGTGTCTACCAGTATGGTGTAGTAGCAGCTATAAGCACCTATAGGGTGTCTACTAGTATGGTGTAGTAGCAGCTATAAGCACCTATAGGGTGTCTACTAGTATGATATAGTAGCAGCTATAAGTACCTATAGGGTGTCTACCAGTATGGTGTAGTAGCAGCTAAAATCACCTAT
Protein-coding sequences here:
- the TENT5A gene encoding terminal nucleotidyltransferase 5A, yielding MAEEEGGVCPGCDSTNCNVLSWEQVQRLDAILTETIPIHGRGNFPTLEMKPRQIVKVVRYRLEENNINVRDVRLNGSAASHILHEDSGLGYKDLDLIFCVDLKGEAEFQTVKDVVLDCLLDFLPEGVNKEKITPLTLKEAYVQKMVKVCNDSDKWSLISLSNNHGKNVELKFMDSLRRQFEFSVDSFQIKLDSLLLFYECSENPMTETFHPTIIGESVYGDFQEAFDHLCHKIIATRNPEEIRGGGLLKYCNLLVRGFRAASESEMKSLQRYMCSRFFIDFSDIGEQQRKLESYLQNHFVGLEDRKYDYLMTLHGVVNESTVCLMGHERRQTLSLITMLAIRVLAEQNIIPNVANVTCYYQPAPYVADANFSNYYIAQVQPVFTCQQHTYSTWLPCN